The following nucleotide sequence is from Streptomyces bathyalis.
TGAGCTTGCCCTCCACGACCTCCAGGGTGTTGGCGGCGGCGAAGTCGAGACCCAGCTCGTCCTGGAGCGCGTCGGTCACCTGCGTGAACCCGCCGGAGACGATGCCCACTTGGTAGCCGAGACGCTTGAGGGTGCGCACGAGGGTGCGCGCGCCGGGCGTGAGACGCACGTCCTTGCGCACCTTGTCGACGACGGAGACGTCCAGCCCTTCGAGCAGCGCCACACGCGCGTGCAGGGACTGCTCGAAGTCCAGCTCGCCGCGCATGGCGCGGGCGGTGACCTCCGCGACCTCGTCCTCGCAGCCGGCGTGTGCCGCGAAGAGTTCGATCACCTCGTCCTGGATCAGCGTGGAGTCGACGTCCATGACGACCAGCCGCTGCGCCCTGCGCTGCAGTCCGGAGGCGACCACGGCGATGTCGACGCCGTGCTTGGACGCCTCCAGCGCGAGCGCGGTGCGCAGCATCGGGGTCTCGGCGCCGGACACGTCGAACTCGACTGCCGTGACCGGGTACTTGGCGAGCCGGAAGATGCGGTCGATGTTCCCGCCTGTGGCAGTGATGCTCGCTGCGATGGTGGCCGTCGAACCGGCGGTGAGCGGCTGACCGAGCACCGTCACATGTGAACGGCCGGTCCCGCGCGGCTCGTTGTCGCCCCTGCCGGAGATGATCTCGGCCTCGAGGCCCATGGACTCGGCCCAGCCGTGGACGGTGGCCCTCAGTTCGCCCTCGCTCGCCGTGCCCTGCGCGGCGCCCGAGTCCTCGGCCGGTCCGGGGGCGGTTACCAGGGCGCACAGCGTGATGCGGCCACGGGTCACGAGCTGTTCGATGTCGACGACCTCCACGGCGAAGGCGGCGAGGGTCTCGAACAGACCGGCCGTGATGCCGGGCCGGTCCTTTCCGAAGATCTTCACCAGGAGGGTGGGGGTATCGGCGTACGAGGGCGGCGCGCCCGGCGATGTGGTCATGGTGCTTCAACCGTATCGCTGAGGGGCGCGGGAGACCCCCGGGGGGCTTGCGGTCGTGGGCGGGCTCTCCT
It contains:
- the serB gene encoding phosphoserine phosphatase SerB, whose protein sequence is MTTSPGAPPSYADTPTLLVKIFGKDRPGITAGLFETLAAFAVEVVDIEQLVTRGRITLCALVTAPGPAEDSGAAQGTASEGELRATVHGWAESMGLEAEIISGRGDNEPRGTGRSHVTVLGQPLTAGSTATIAASITATGGNIDRIFRLAKYPVTAVEFDVSGAETPMLRTALALEASKHGVDIAVVASGLQRRAQRLVVMDVDSTLIQDEVIELFAAHAGCEDEVAEVTARAMRGELDFEQSLHARVALLEGLDVSVVDKVRKDVRLTPGARTLVRTLKRLGYQVGIVSGGFTQVTDALQDELGLDFAAANTLEVVEGKLTGRVTGDIVDREGKARLLRRFASEAGVPLAQTVAIGDGANDLGMLNAAGLGVAFNAKPVVREAAHTAVNVPFLDTVLYLLGVTREEVEAADCTGEDEVAEDGGPVREGAEAGRPSGEG